One genomic segment of Lysobacter sp. 5GHs7-4 includes these proteins:
- a CDS encoding ABC transporter ATP-binding protein, protein MIFRWFESLIDPFRPAPEDMPPRTVAAFYWHFLRQAWPVFAVLTVVGFFVAIVEVVMFDYLGKVVDLVNTTPSGQLFAQHGGELLWMAAVMLIARPFFLGLHDLLLNQSVHPSMTNLVRWQTHRYMLRQSLGFFQNDFAGRVANRIMQTGPSLRESTTQAFDALWYVVVYSASAIYLFAQADVRLVGPLVAWIVIYIGLLRYFVPRVKQRSWRASDARSKLMGRIVDGYTNIATLKLFAHSRREEAYVAEAMLEQTGRSRDMTRMTTLMGMSITVLNGLLIVGTCGLALWLWHQGAITVGAIALATGLVIRIHNMSGWIMWTVNGIFEDIGTVQDGIETISRPLTVVDRADAKALQVSEGGVRFENVHFHYGRDSGLIADLDLTVRPGEKIGLVGPSGAGKSTLMNILLRLYDLEGGRILIDGQDIAGVTQDSLRSQIGVVTQDTSLLHRSIRDNLLYGRPDASEAEMQAAAHEARADEFIPRLVDGEGRQGYEALVGERGVKLSGGQRQRVAIARVLLKNAPILILDEATSALDSEAEAAIQESLDSLMAGKTVIAIAHRLSTIARMDRLVVMDQGRIIETGTHEELIAHDGLYARLWKRQTGGFVGVDA, encoded by the coding sequence ATGATTTTTCGTTGGTTCGAATCCCTGATCGACCCGTTCCGCCCCGCGCCCGAGGACATGCCTCCGCGCACCGTGGCGGCGTTCTACTGGCATTTCCTGCGCCAGGCCTGGCCGGTGTTCGCGGTCCTGACCGTGGTCGGCTTCTTCGTCGCGATCGTCGAGGTGGTGATGTTCGACTACCTGGGCAAGGTCGTGGACCTGGTCAACACCACGCCCAGCGGACAGTTGTTCGCGCAACACGGCGGCGAGCTGCTGTGGATGGCGGCGGTGATGCTGATCGCGCGGCCGTTCTTCCTCGGCCTGCACGACCTGCTGCTGAACCAGAGCGTGCATCCGAGCATGACCAACCTGGTGCGCTGGCAGACCCATCGCTACATGCTCCGACAGAGTCTGGGCTTCTTCCAGAACGACTTCGCCGGACGCGTGGCCAACCGCATCATGCAGACCGGTCCGTCGTTGCGCGAATCCACCACCCAGGCCTTCGACGCGCTGTGGTACGTGGTGGTGTACTCGGCGTCGGCGATCTACCTGTTCGCGCAAGCCGACGTGCGCCTGGTGGGGCCGCTGGTGGCGTGGATCGTGATCTACATCGGGCTGCTGCGCTACTTCGTGCCGCGGGTGAAGCAGCGCTCGTGGCGGGCGTCGGATGCGCGTTCCAAGTTAATGGGACGCATCGTCGACGGCTACACCAACATCGCCACGCTCAAGCTGTTCGCGCACTCGCGGCGCGAAGAGGCGTACGTGGCCGAGGCGATGCTGGAACAGACCGGTCGTTCGCGCGACATGACCCGCATGACCACGCTGATGGGCATGAGCATCACCGTACTCAACGGACTGTTGATCGTCGGTACCTGCGGTCTGGCGCTGTGGCTGTGGCACCAAGGCGCGATCACGGTCGGCGCGATCGCGTTGGCGACGGGTCTGGTGATCCGCATCCACAACATGTCGGGCTGGATCATGTGGACGGTGAACGGCATCTTCGAGGATATCGGCACGGTGCAGGACGGCATCGAGACGATCTCGCGGCCGCTGACGGTGGTCGATCGCGCGGATGCGAAGGCGTTGCAGGTGAGCGAAGGCGGGGTGCGGTTCGAAAACGTGCACTTCCATTACGGTCGCGACAGCGGATTGATCGCCGATCTGGATCTGACGGTGCGTCCGGGCGAGAAGATCGGCCTGGTCGGGCCCTCGGGTGCGGGCAAGTCGACGCTGATGAACATCCTGCTGCGTCTGTACGATCTGGAGGGCGGCCGCATCCTGATCGACGGTCAGGACATCGCCGGCGTCACCCAGGACAGCCTGCGTTCGCAGATCGGTGTGGTTACCCAGGACACCTCGCTGCTGCATCGCTCGATCCGCGACAACCTGCTCTACGGCCGTCCGGACGCGAGCGAGGCGGAGATGCAGGCGGCCGCGCACGAGGCGCGCGCGGACGAGTTCATTCCGCGTCTGGTCGACGGCGAGGGCCGGCAAGGCTACGAGGCCCTGGTTGGCGAGCGCGGCGTCAAGCTCTCCGGCGGACAGCGCCAGCGCGTGGCGATCGCGCGCGTGTTGTTGAAGAACGCGCCGATCCTGATCCTGGATGAGGCCACCTCGGCGCTGGACTCGGAGGCCGAGGCGGCGATCCAGGAAAGTCTGGATTCGTTGATGGCCGGCAAGACGGTGATCGCGATCGCGCACCGGCTGTCGACCATCGCGCGCATGGACCGGTTGGTGGTGATGGACCAGGGACGGATCATCGAGACCGGCACGCACGAGGAACTGATCGCGCATGACGGCTTGTATGCGCGGTTGTGGAAGCGGCAGACGGGGGGCTTTGTCGGTGTGGATGCCTGA